The genomic DNA ACGACCCAAGTGATGATTTAAAAAGCAAAATTAAAAGTACTAAAGAGAAGCTTCTTAGTTGGAAACTAAAAAAATGATTAAATATAAATATTAGAGGTGGAATGGATTATTTTACAACTATAATCCTGAAAGCAAATCACAACAAAGATTTAACCTTCTGAACTTAAATGCATTACTACAACATTTGATTATCTGATTTTTTAACATTTCATAGATTTTGGTTTAAAAAATACTTAAAATTAGATATTGATTTATGAATTGCTAAGCATTTAATTTGATAACAAAATTACGCAGTTTATACTTTTGGGATTAAGTTTATGAATTTTTTAAAGTGGTGATGAAAATAAATAAGAGGGAACACTATTATCAAAGTAAAATGATTGGTTTAAATTAAAATTTATGAAAAGAGTTTTTTTATTGACAGCAATTTTGTCCGTTACCATCTCATCTGCACAAAGGGAGAAAAAAGAGTATTATGATACTGGTGAATTAAAATCTGTAATTGAATATAATGATAATGGATTCCCTGGAGATAGTAAATATTATTACAAAAATGGCAATTTAGAAAAAACAGGCCGCTGGGGAGGTAGATATACTTTGGGTGGCATAAAAACTTATATAGGTGGGGAATGGAAATATTACCATGAAAACGGTAAACTTTCTGCAGTTGGGTATTTTTATGATAATGAAAAGACAGGTGAATGGAAAGAGTATAATAAGAATGGTTTATTAACTGGCAGCTTTGATTTTGACAGCAATAAGAGAAAAATTTACTATGAAACAGGTCAATTACGGCAAGAAGGTTCGTTAATAAATAATAAGCCACATGGAGAATGTTACGTTTACTATGAGAATGGAAAACTGTATGCAATTCAAAATTTTAATAATGGAAAACGAAATGGGCTCTGGAAAGAATACTATGAAAATGGGAATATAAAAAATGAATATAATTTTGAATCCGATAAATTAGATGGTTTGTGGACTACTTATTATGAAGATGGTAAATTATTTACAACAAGAGAATATGTTGAGCATAAGTTAATGAATGTTTTAAAATTGCTCAATAGAAATGGGGATAGTTTAGATACGGGAACTTTTAAAAATGGGAATGGGTTGCTAAATGTCTATAACCCCGAAGGTAAGTTAGAAGAACAGGTAACTGTTAAGAATGGGATATTTATCCAAGATTAAGTGAAAAATTATAGTAAGTATAAAAATATTATATATAATTAAAGAAAATTATGAAGAATACAATTTTAACTTTAGCGTTAGTACTATTTTACAATCTATGCTATTCACAAGAAGGAACTAATAGGAGTGAAGACTTTGATTGGGATACAGAATTTTATTTAAATCATGCAAATGTAGATGAGTCTGTAATAATTGAAGGGTGTGAAAACGCTACTGATAAAAAAAGTTGTTTCGACACAAAATTTAATGAAATATTAAACAAATACCCCTTTGAATGTTCAGATTGCAAAGATGAACTTAAAATAATGGTGTCATTAAAAATAAATAAATATAGAGATATAAGATTCGGAGGGCTTAGAACTAACAACAAAATGTTCAATTCTCAATATTCTAAAAATGGGAAAAAAAGAAAAAAAATTGAGAGATTTTTATTAAAAAAAATAAAAATAATAAAACCAGCAAAACTCAATAATAAAATTGTTTCAGTTCAATGCTTTACAAAAATTATTAAAAAATATTGATACAAGTAATTTGTAAAAATTGACTAGAGAAAATATGCGGTTTTATTTTGCTAAAACAAATTAGCGGTAAAATTAAAAATATCAAAAACTAGCATAGAGAATACTAAAATCATATAAATAAAAGCTAGAACAATACCTTAAATCTAATTAATTATGAAAACAATTAACATTTTAGCTCTAGTTTTATTTGCAATGTTATTTACTGCAAATGTAAATGCTCAAAAAAATAATAAGACTTATTATTATTTTACACAAGCAACTGCTCATATTCCAAATAATGGCGGTAATAATGCAATAATAACTATAGTTAAAGAGATTACATGTGATAGCACTCCTCTTCCTATTAGTGGGATACGTTTAGGTGTTGAACGCCAAACACGTGATCATGTAAAAACTGAATATAATTGGGATAATTTCATAATTAAGTCTTACACATATTTTTCTACTAAAGCTGAAGCTGAGGAAAAACGAGCCCTAACTATTGGCAAATATGAACGAAAACGTTACAAAGTTATCAAGGATATTAATTTTGAATATCATTGCGATGAAAACTAGTATAAAAGAATATCTTGACAATGGTTACTTTGATACTAAATAACTTCTCTAATTTTTCTTTTGAAATATCCAATTTGTAATAACTTTTTCCAAATTACAGAATAGCTTGAGCCTGTTTTTAAATATCAATTATTAACTCTATTCAATAGTTATCTAGATATATTAACTTGGCACCAAATGCTATGATTTAACTTCGAGAGTGCAAATAAAAAAAGACCTTAAAAGTAAAAATACTCTTAAAGCCTTTATCTACTG from Flavivirga abyssicola includes the following:
- a CDS encoding toxin-antitoxin system YwqK family antitoxin; this translates as MKRVFLLTAILSVTISSAQREKKEYYDTGELKSVIEYNDNGFPGDSKYYYKNGNLEKTGRWGGRYTLGGIKTYIGGEWKYYHENGKLSAVGYFYDNEKTGEWKEYNKNGLLTGSFDFDSNKRKIYYETGQLRQEGSLINNKPHGECYVYYENGKLYAIQNFNNGKRNGLWKEYYENGNIKNEYNFESDKLDGLWTTYYEDGKLFTTREYVEHKLMNVLKLLNRNGDSLDTGTFKNGNGLLNVYNPEGKLEEQVTVKNGIFIQD